From one Xiphophorus hellerii strain 12219 chromosome 18, Xiphophorus_hellerii-4.1, whole genome shotgun sequence genomic stretch:
- the LOC116707965 gene encoding TLC domain-containing protein 3A has product MMAALVCGAAVFPGLFFSFRKILKHTRTEWSEADVTVVSERLISAVHGSLATAVGVTVVSSCRDVMTDSHWLVNSFVLFGVPYMVFDIYTMYLSHFHTERSRDGSEAPSGHSLQTVRAFLRKDWMLVLHHVTLVFIFTPITLFFRRGLGDFFIGCMFITELSTPFVSIGKILIQLRLDGTKLHKINGLIVLLTFFTCRILVFPFMYWMYGRQFGIPLHQVAFHLPLHCNVGNLVLLAPQIYWFTLLLRKAQRLYLRQRRPQVNKDVTKKD; this is encoded by the exons ATGATGGCCGCCTTGGTGTGTGGAGCTGCGGTGTTTCCAGggcttttcttcagcttcaGGAAGATCTTAAAACACACCAGGACGGAGTGGAGCGAAGCCGACGTCACCGTAGTCAGTGAGAG ACTGATTTCTGCTGTCCATGGGTCGTTGGCCACTGCAGTTGGAGTCACAGTTGTTTCATCTTGCAGGGATGTGATGACTGACAG TCACTGGCTGGTGAACAGTTTTGTCCTGTTTGGAGTTCCTTACATGGTGTTTGACATATACACCATGTATCTGAGCCACTTCCACACTGAGAGGAGCAGAGATGGGTCCGAAGCTCCCAGTGGACACTCGCTGCAGACGGTCAGAGCTTTCCTTCGCAAGGACTGGATGCTGGTTCTCCATCACGTGAccctggtttttattttcacaccaATCACACTG tttttcaggagaggtttgggggatttttttattgGCTGCATGTTCATCACAGAGCTCAGCACTCCCTTCGTCTCCATAGGAAAGATCCTCATTCAG ctgcGCCTCGATGGCACCAAGCTACATAAAATCAACGGCCTCATCGTCCTACTGACCTTCTTCACATGTCGCATCCTCGTATTCCCCTTCATGTACTGGATGTACGGCCGGCAGTTCGGCATTCCTCTGCACCAAGTGGCCTTCCACCTGCCTCTGCACTGTAACGTGGGGAACCTGGTGCTGCTGGCTCCACAGATCTACTGGTTCACCTTGCTGCTGAGGAAAGCACAGCGACTCTACCTGAGGCAGAGGAGGCCGCAGGTAAACAAAGATGTGACGAAGAAAGACTGA
- the dhrs13b.2 gene encoding tapasin-related protein, which produces MGLLLEFFLCSFIATGVHCVNQIQWLPCQFTDEHVSLNNEGHIETQLIHRQAMLQFGQKGDTPVNPDAITFLITGSKLDLRRYLDGVEAEQLECELRRYSTEGIHIHWPSQEAKDYNRWFTCTLKQDKGLFTVTGFLRHPSNEPPPGQQDYRSWPAIADTEILTTSVAMVTKTQTPSVKATLGSQQRLHCQFGVDHRGANITVEWHWQQRGERTKLFGHSSRTGQIQGSGVGKKALAGGDATYTLPFTKMSSEGTYICSVLVNPLFGNQDVVLHIEEPPRVSLNVGSVLSVLDDAEQKVVCEAENYYPLDVEIKWYEQDPAALGQRVGAPLPKMLQNILLSSHKHNQDMTYSLSGFFYLKASLEASGRQFTCIVSHKSLRMPIKKSFILQVEEPTSWTFYLMVFFILAFLLVVLVVMLSALHTAMKKSKQDKPY; this is translated from the exons ATGGGTCTGCTGCTGGAGTTTTTTCTATGCTCTTTTATAGCAACAG GTGTGCACTGTGTTAATCAGATCCAATGGCTGCCCTGTCAGTTCACAGATGAGCATGTGAGCCTCAATAATGAGGGCCACATTGAGACTCAGCTCATCCATAGACAGGCCATGCTGCAGTTTGGTCAAAAAGGAGACACTCCTGTTAATCCAGATGCCATCACTTTCCTGATCACTG GATCCAAGCTGGACCTGCGGCGGTATCTGGATGGGGTGGAAGCAGAGCAGCTGGAATGTGAGCTGCGAAGGTACAGCACAGAGGGCATACACATCCACTGGCCCAGCCAGGAAGCGAAGGATTACAACCGGTGGTTCACCTGCACCCTGAAGCAAGACAAGGGCCTGTTCACGGTCACCGGCTTCCTCAGACATCCGTCTAACGAACCTCCACCGGGGCAGCAGGACTACCGCAGCTGGCCCGCTATCGCTGACACTGAGATCCTGACTACATCTG TTGCCATGGTTACCAAAACACAGACTCCCTCTGTGAAAGCCACCCTTGGTTCTCAGCAGAGGCTCCACTGCCAGTTCGGCGTCGATCACCGGGGAGCAAACATCACGGTGGAGTGGCACTGGCAGCAGCGTGGAGAGAGGACCAAACTCTTCGGCCACTCCAGCCGGACGGGGCAGATCCAGGGCTCCGGAGTGGGGAAAAAGGCCCTCGCTGGAGGAGATGCCACCTACACGCTGCCCTTCACCAAGATGAGCAGTGAAGGGACATACATTTGCTCTGTGCTTGTAAATCCACTGTTTGGGAATCAGGACGTAGTGCTGCATATCGAAG AGCCTCCCCGTGTCTCCCTGAACGTGGGCAGTGTTCTATCTGTGCTGGACGACGCTGAACAGAAGGTTGTCTGCGAGGCAGAGAACTACTACCCTCTGGACGTGGAGATAAAATGGTACGAGCAGGACCCGGCGGCGTTGGGTCAGCGGGTCGGGGCCCCGCTTCCCAAGATGCTGCAGAACATCCTGCTGTCCAGCCACAAGCACAACCAGGACATGACCTACTCCTTGTCGGGCTTCTTCTACCTCAAGGCTTCGCTCGAGGCTTCTGGGAGGCAGTTCACATGCATCGTCTCCCATAAGTCGCTAAGAATGCCCATCAAGAAAAGCTTCATCCTGCAAGTTGAAG AGCCGACCAGCTGGACCTTTTACCTCATGGTTTTCTTCATCTTGGCCTTCCTTCTCGTTGTTCTGGTTGTGATGCTGTCTGCCCTGCACACAG caATGAAAAAGTCTAAGCAG GATAAACCATACTGA
- the LOC116707967 gene encoding tripartite motif-containing protein 16-like: MAQKGVQLDVETFSCSICLNLLNNPVAIPCGHSYCMSCIQSFWGKKGKKKRHCCPQCRQTFAPRPALVKNTMLAALVEQLKQTGLQADPADPAGPEDVACDMCPGRKLKAIKSCLNCLASYCEKHLQSHYSAALLQKHKLVEPSKKLLENICSRHDEVMKVFCRTDQQCICILCTMEEHKGHETAPAAAERAERQKELEENRQQIQKKIQDQEKELKRLQQEVRDACVSADEAVKSTEKIFTELINLLQKRRSDAKQRIRSQQEALVLWVKEVQEKLEQEVNDLKRRDAELEQLSHTEDHNQFLQSYASLPAPSDLPDSSGINAGPLRHFEDVKAAASELRDKLQDILRDAGTNTLQTVSSSQPEPKSRAEFLKYTCEITLDPNTAFRTLELSKNNKAAIVWYEDESYTPNPERFSSCRQVLSRQSLTGRCYFEFKWAGIGIFVAVAYKSIQRGGRANESLFGFNDQSWALRCDIERLSLKGAGYTFCHNKAETPVSGPQSCKLGVYLDHSAGVLAFYDVSETMTLLHRVQTTFTQPLYAGLGFFFCDGGNAEFCNLKKQNKSDCTL; the protein is encoded by the coding sequence ATGGCGCAGAAGGGTGTTCAGCTGGATGTTGAAACTTTTTCCTGTTCAATCTGTCTGAACCTACTGAACAATCCAGTGGCTATTCCGTGTGGCCACAGCTACTGCATGAGCTGCATTCAAAGCTTCTGGGGTAAAAAGGGTAAGAAGAAACGCCACTGCTGCCCTCAGTGCAGGCAGACTTTTGCACCGAGGCCTGCTCTGGTTAAAAACACAATGTTAGCAGCTTTGGTGGAGCAGCTGAAGCAGACTGGACTTCAGGCTGATCCTGCTGATCctgctggacctgaagatgtggcctgtgacATGTGCCCTGGGAGGAAGCTGAAGGCCATCAAGTCCTGTCTCAACTGTTTGGCTTCTTACTGTGAAAAACACCTCCAGTCTCACTACAGCGCCgctctgctgcagaaacacaagctggtggagccCTCCAAGAAGCTCCTGGAGAACATCTGTTCTCGTCACGATGAGGTGATGAAGGTTTTCTGTCGCACCGATCAGCAGTGCATCTGCATCTTGTGCACCATGGAAGAACACAAAGGCCATGAAACGGCTCCGGCTGCAGCTGAGAGGGCGGAGAGGCAGAAGGAGCTTGAGGAGAATCGACAGCaaatccagaagaaaatccaggaCCAGGAGAAGGAGCTGAAGAGGCTCCAGCAGGAGGTGAGGGACGCCTGTGTCTCTGCTGATGAAGCAGTGAAGAGTACggagaagatcttcactgaaCTGATTAATCTCCTCCAGAAAAGACGCTCTGATGCGAAGCAGCGGATCAGATCGCAGCAGGAAGCTCTGGTGCTTTGGGTTAAGGaggttcaggagaagctggagcaggaggtCAATGACCTGAAGAGGagagacgctgagctggagcagctttCACACACAGAAGATCACAACCAGTTCCTGCAAAGCTACGCCTCGCTGCCAGCGCCCAGTGACCTCCCAGACTCATCTGGCATCAACGCCGGTCCTCTGAGGCACTTCGAGGACGTGAAAGCAGCTGCGTCCGAGCTCCGAGACAAACTGCAGGACATCCTGAGAGACGCTGGGACAAACACCCTCCAGACGGTGTCCAGTTCCCAACCAGAGCCAAAGAGCAGAGCTGAATTCCTGAAATACACCTGTGAAAtcactctggatccaaacacagcTTTCAGAACGCTGGAactgagcaaaaacaacaaagcagcaATAGTGTGGTACGAGGACGAGTCATACACTCCTAATCCGGAGAGATTCAGTTCATGCAGACAAGTGCTGAGCAGGCAGAGCCTGACCGGACGATGCTACTTTGAGTTTAAATGGGCTGGAATAGGAATTTTTGTAGCAGTTGCATACAAGAGCATccagagaggagggagagcaAATGAATCGTTGTTTGGGTTTAATGATCAGTCGTGGGCGCTACGCTGTGACATTGAGCGTTTGAGTTTGAAAGGAGCTGGTTACACTTTCTGCCACAACAAAGCAGAGACTCCAGTGTCAGGTCCTCAGTCATGCAAACTaggagtgtacctggatcacaGTGCAGGTGTTCTGGCTTTCTATGATgtctctgaaaccatgactctgctccacagagtccagaccaccTTCACTCAGCCGCTGTACGCTGGacttggcttttttttctgtgatggaGGCAATGCAGAGTTCTGCAACCTcaagaaacagaataaatctgattgtacattataa
- the gemin4 gene encoding gem-associated protein 4 yields the protein MALIMNKDSAIIQGAFLQAEKLCIPSSLSSLPKADWSRVGRPILLALQEICGLDEPDSRPNLQALTWKKRIVCVVWLKLLSREAREDVEKAWRENPFFSLQNSLPEMNHAVLMELVKSTAAAPIFARFLLLLPRDRIAMELGRLTEHVRSEPSGEDDVRFFLEVWWELWKGREELKSETEETIEMMFANQFARLSSDSPHAAKRLKLDSAEMTASSPNTDILHVLFNALKDMTDLVASTNVCFQSLSISLDALYTSFLITQEIFLPVTEKLDVLCKMTNCRGEIETLSAELIRDAQKDLSASLSPSPFQPSTMKLSEALKIITCLVQFWKDKGLLVVSNPLTPCFSTVRLQRSIQRVLTALDEVPETVTETNTLRDLLKSLDLPAAENTPDIQAQVTAVIIAHRMQDYQSFAELFAGQASWARSELWVHCLEENQAAFRQHRTLFSLSSTLMSLLHAENSDVSQCRKLMKIAADIFSALSLEDKNQTLAAMLRLSSRGFFKQPVPYAVTEGFQQELNMAFNCIIQGGGGASAAVSQGNLTTAISLVARVAFQNPEAALKSCCHSAIFNRGAFSLMAKILQQLPGLKAQLGGKNEGEPKDDKVSAASGRSLLCRCLQDTVRSKSMSASEKQQLLKFLGLLMTPDVMTEEEKKKQSFLLPQEVVNTFVLPSLSAVGDDKIDTEFSLQLLHAALSVEAAPSPHWVMNCSPFPVLFVLAQLYNQAYRCWEEPADGAVHLRSMDTKELLVSVLTTLGQLVGAEIEAAPSSWSRALFWLYNKIEALDWTVRFHLRPVWGEHFKNEVPSSLLEVCDLPEEDWSGLDLPEYGQGTGLLAWMECCSLSDSLRSTMLSCLSLDRHRPDHVSMFSKGLLVVLTQTLPWSSVSQWERLLGVLRELITSACLSVPFSLEYVDFLPLLDLRQFSCELRLSVLLLRVLQLLCGSSCSDWLSSDGWAHICRLYAHAMRDMMNCVKAKLPLHSSSLECPKAPDSSELNPSVKAAKRDHNPVKHTEDSPQESEDAQMKEEAAAAPSQEVLFVLSQLFCHIQHIQVMMPGGQSEPLFLCSLEILSHYEAVMAAFPESCSHAESDNTRHFFSTITDNLSNQHMKAVLQQKIAQLVSSAA from the exons ATGGCGCTCATTATGAACAAAG ATTCAGCCATTATTCAGGGGGCTTTCCTGCAGGCGGAGAAGCTGTGTATCCCCTCGTCTCTGTCCTCGCTTCCCAAAGCCGACTGGAGTCGTGTCGGGCGCCCGATCTTGCTAGCACTCCAAGAAATCTGTGGACTAGATGAACCTGACAGTCGACCCAACCTTCAAGCTTTAACTTGGAAGAAGAGGATTGTTTGTGTTGTGTGGTTGAAGCTGTTGAGCAGAGAAGCTAGGGAGGATGTTGAAAAGGCTTGGAGGGAGAATCCGTTCTTCTCCCTCCAGAACAGCCTCCCTGAGATGAACCACGCAGTCCTGATGGAGTTGGTGAAGTCGACTGCTGCTGCGCCTATTTTTGCCcgtttcctcctccttcttcccCGAGATCGGATCGCCATGGAGCTGGGAAGGCTAACGGAGCACGTCAGGAGCGAACCCAGTGGGGAAGACGATGTCAGAttttttctggaagtttggTGGGAGCTATGGAAAGGCAGAGAGGAACTTAAATCAGAGACCGAAGAAACCATAGAGATGATGTTTGCCAACCAGTTTGCCCGTCTGTCCTCAGATTCTCCTCACGCTGCAAAGAGGTTGAAGCTGGACTCTGCAGAAATGACAGCATCGTCTCCAAACACTGACATCCTGCATGTTCTCTTTAATGCGCTGAAAGACATGACGGATCTGGTAGCTTctacaaatgtgtgttttcagtcGCTATCCATTTCTCTTGATGCTCTGTACACATCCTTCCTGATTACGCAGGAAATCTTTCTTCCTGTAACAGAAAAGTTGGACGTTTTGTGTAAAATGACCAACTGCAGAGGAGAGATTGAGACCCTCAGTGCTGAACTTATTCGAGATGCCCAGAAAGACTTGAGTGCCTCTCTGTCACCGTCTCCATTTCAGCCCAGCACGATGAAGCTGTCTGAAGCCTTGAAGATCATCACATGTCTCGTACAGTTTTGGAAAGACAAAGGCCTTCTGGTGGTCAGCAACCCTTTGACTCCATGTTTCTCTACTGTCCGGCTACAACGGAGCATCCAGAGAGTCCTGACTGCTCTGGATGAAGTTCCTGAAACTGTGACAGAGACAAACACGCTCAGAGATCTGCTCAAGTCCCTGGACCTTCCTGCTGCTGAGAACACTCCTGACATTCAGGCTCAGGTAACCGCAGTGATCATCGCTCACCGCATGCAGGATTACCAGAGCTTTGCAGAGCTGTTTGCAGGCCAGGCATCCTGGGCTCGTTCTGAACTCTGGGTTCACTGCCTGGAGGAAAATCAAGCCGCTTTCCGGCAGCATCGTACTCTCTTCAGCCTCTCTTCTACCCTCATGAGTCTCCTACACGCTGAGAACTCCGATGTTAGCCAGTGCAGGAAGCTGATGAAGATCGCCGCAGATATTTTTTCTGCACTTTCTTTAGAAGACAAGAACCAGACGCTTGCTGCCATGTTGAGGTTATCCAGCAGGGGCTTCTTCAAGCAGCCTGTCCCCTACGCTGTAACAGAGGGCTTCCAACAGGAGCTCAACATGGCCTTCAACTGCATCATCCaaggagggggcggagcctcagcaGCAGTGTCGCAAGGCAACCTGACCACTGCCATCTCCTTGGTGGCGAGAGTGGCGTTTCAGAACCCAGAGGCAGCGTTAAAGTCCTGCTGCCACTCAGCCATTTTCAACAGGGGAGCATTCTCCCTGATGGCCAAgatcctgcagcagctgcctgGACTCAAAGCTCAGCTGGGAGGAAAAAATGAAGGAGAACCTAAAGATGATAAAGTAAGTGCTGCGAGTGGTAGGAGTCTGCTATGCAGGTGTTTGCAGGACACAGTCAGGAGCAAATCCATGTCAGCGAGTGAGAAGCAGCAACTCCTCAAGTTCCTGGGTCTTCTGATGACCCCAGACGTGATGactgaggaggagaagaagaagcaaagTTTCCTGCTACCTCAGGAGGTCGTCAACACCTTTGTCTTGCCCAGTCTCTCAGCAGTGG GTGACGATAAGATAGACACAGAGTTCAGTCTGCAGCTtctccatgctgctctgtcagTGGAAGCAGCTCCTTCCCCTCACTGGGTGATGAACTGCTCTCCCTTTCCCGTCCTCTTTGTCTTGGCCCAACTCTACAACCAGGCTTACAG ATGTTGGGAGGAGCCAGCAGATGGTGCCGTCCACCTACGCTCCATGGACACTAAGGAGCTGCTGGTGTCAGTGCTGACCACTCTGGGGCAGCTGGTGGGGGCAGAGATCGAGGCAGCCCCCAGCAGCTGGTCCAGAGCCCTGTTCTGGCTCTACAACAAGATCGAGGCGTTGGATTGGACCGTTCGGTTCCATCTGAGGCCAGTTTGGGGAGAGCACTTTAAAAACGAGGTGCCCTCTTCTCTGCTGGAAGTCTGTGACCTTCCTGAAGAG GACTGGTCTGGCCTGGACCTCCCTGAGTACGGCCAGGGAACGGGTCTTTTAGCCTGGATGGAGTGCTGCTCCCTGTCCGACTCCCTGCGGTCCACCATGCTGTCCTGTCTTTCTCTGGACCGGCACCGGCCCGACCACGTCAGCATGTTCAGCAAAGGCCTGCTGGTGGTGCTGACGCAGACCCTCCCCTGGAGCTCCGTCTCCCAGTGGGAGCGGCTGCTGGGCGTCCTCAGGGAGCTGATCACGTCGGCTTGTCTCAGCGTCCCGTTCTCTCTGGAGTACGTGGACTTCCTGCCCCTCCTGGACCTGAGGCAGTTCTCATGCGAGCTGCGCCTGTCGGTTCTCCTGCTGCGagtcctgcagctgctctgCGGCTCCAGCTGCTCCGACTGGCTGTCCTCTGACGGCTGGGCCCACATCTGCAGGCTGTACGCCCATGCTATGAGGGACATGATGAACTGTGTGAAAGCCAAGCTGCCCcttcattcttcttctttagagTGTCCTAAAGCTCCTGATTCCTCAGAGTTAAATCCGTCTGTTAAAGCTGCCAAAAGAGATCATAATCCTGTGAAACATACAGAAGATTCTCCTCAGGAATCAGAAGATGCTCAGATGAAGGAGGAGGCGGCTGCAGCGCCGAGCCAAGAGGTCCTCTTCGTTCTCAGCCAGCTCTTCTGCCACATTCAGCACATCCAG GTGATGATGCCAGGAGGCCAGTCTGAGCCTCTGTTCCTGTGCAGCCTGGAGATCCTCAGCCACTACGAGGCCGTCATGGCGGCTTTCCCAGAGAGCTGCAGCCACGCGGAGAGCGACAACACACGCCACTTCTTCTCCACCATCACAGACAACCTGAGCAACCAGCACATGAAGGCAGTGCTCCAGCAGAAGATCGCTCAGCTTGTGTCGTCTGCAGCTTGA